The Montipora foliosa isolate CH-2021 chromosome 14, ASM3666993v2, whole genome shotgun sequence genome window below encodes:
- the LOC137984888 gene encoding phospholipid-transporting ATPase ABCA3-like isoform X1, with amino-acid sequence MANRFRQFRLLLWKNFILQIRRPTGTVLELLLPVLLLSVLILPKVLLDTNDFCFSSFKPLSSKNFTKKLYEGLLASNERTKLMAAGFNSSGINPPLLNAQLQVIEYGPSKTHLAYYPPIPPVTKLMERVKSWGVKPAAGRIFHNRNWTSADEMADEVSQHDDYIGAVHFSINEGATELPKHIKYSLRLPHEVAGDNKRWRTEKTYPDFQAVGPRTGGCCEGYKSRFVPLQYAIDMAIIMEHSNVTEAIPLNLQQLPYPHYTENFFIQTVEGLMPLLWTLAFMYSAVMIIKELVHEKHNRLKESMKMMGLANWIHWCAWFTKNLLFLLVSIIIATIILKGAKIFEFSDGFLLFVFLLFYVIASIMFCFAISVFFSRPVVAMLFGAVAWYCSLVPFQQLAQQQVFDGLSRSEKAAVCLLPNSCLGIAVRIFAKFESNEVGLTWDKVSSSPSPDDDFSFSWVLGMLIIESLVYAVITWYVEAVFPGSYGIPKPFYFPFTKSYWCGVSQDNTMQVNSEEEMGPVDRADNPDIEDETHDLPVGVSIKNLRKVFKGSTGSKVAVDGLSLQMYKGQITALLGHNGAGKTTTMSILTGLFPPTSGSAHVNGKSILTGMDAIRDSLGLCPQHNVLFDRLTVKEHLEFFINLKGTFGQQANSEVLQMINDIQLNDKMNWASSKLSGGMKRKLSCAIALIGGSEIVFLDEPTSGMDPYARRGTWDLLLKHKAGKTIILTTHFMDEADFLGDRIAIMADGQLRCCGSSLFLKSRYGVGYHLTLVKKEGCNQNSVTSLILGHVPNAQLLSSVGAEMEFLLSSEYASGFERLFQEIENKMDEFGIASFGVSITTLEEVFIKVGEGAEKTVDDLIHDHEVGGREAQEIVNISEVDQMQDGGLQTGFSLRWQQYKAMFLKRFLNSKRDKKAIVTQLVLPLLMVVFGLVLITTVPARENDPPRVLKLSNLSVDGVHTKAFFADFRNKSEDAKLQTFEKARTYLSSVKVDTLNVTTNVYNIRDGNNGKNILVRDKSYTFSYDNESRSCCNHEYFVLNAKCQDVFIKGDLEPKDCEGYNFGYNDCPKCINTTEPNTEIDKDTTCSAQGCPGTDLNNMNTYFSEYVLEDSNASNYFNVYVAGFSFLPEMHASAGSGNNKDEKPVSTVWYSNEAFHTIAEALSAMSNILLTDAMGDSSYGIEITNYPLPNSIENKTDNVAQNFSALLLAIFLALGMAFMAASFITFIVQERVSKAKHLQFVSGVDAFSYWFATYTWDFINYLIPALVILIMFAAFSIEAYQDDLGVVFLMLILFGLCVLPFIYCLSFVFTSPLIGYAITVFLLSIVSLAMLITVFVLQIPSLETKDEAEICHYVFMLIPTYTLAYGLIDMNANYGFRKICTQSEASRQSCENVSYTENALDWDRPGIGQNALYLFLEGLIFFILILLIEVKFFLGGRLKKSNGTSQSQQRSNEDADIRSERSRINEMSPEAIQKQSVVLKDLTKVYGGTNVTAVDHLCLGIPRGECFGLLGINGAGKTTTFSMLTGDLSITEGTAYLDGFNIQTNLRQVQQRIGYCPQFDALIERLTGREMLTMYAQLRGVQPRKISDLVSATIQHLSLTKWADKLCGDYSGGNKRKLSTAIALVGNPPIVFLDEPTTGMDPVARRFLWDSLMTVMKGGRSIVLTSHSMEECEALCTRLAIMVNGQFKCLGSTQHLKSRYGKGYTLMIKVASLTPMMPQQIANGHNPAAPPYVPPSGAPAPIAYNNTALQQELPEVNEPERPYDGISSKDVQPAVVQPPPYPQALPGQSVTLVYDRGLIEAVTEAQNFVVQTFPGARLLESHNGVLHFQIESEGLSWSYIFGQLERNKVRLNIVDYSVSQTTLEQVFINFAKAQHAEERTSVKKRCGCFPC; translated from the exons ATGGCAAACCGCTTTCGACAATTTCGTTTGCTACTGTGGAAGAACTTTATTTTGCAG ATCCGACGGCCGACTGGGACTGTTTTGGAACTATTGCTGCCAGTTTTGCTCTTGTCAGTATTGATACTACCAAA GGTTTTACTGGACACAAATGATTTCTGCTTCA GCTCTTTTAAACCGTTATCATCAAAAAACTTTACCAAGAAGCTGTATGAGGGACTTCTTGCAAGTAATGAGAGAACGAAGTTAATGGCTGCAGGCTTCAATTCAAGTGGCATTAATCCACCATTGCTAAATGCACAGCTGCAGGTAATAGAGTATGGTCCAAGCAAGACACACCTTGCATATTATCCACCAATACCTCCAG TAACAAAACTCATGGAAAGAGTAAAGAGTTGGGGTGTAAAGCCTGCTGCTGGGAGAATCTTTCACAATAGGAATTGGACGTCAGCTGATGAAATGGCTGATGAAGTATCACAGCATGATGATTACATTGGAG CTGTTCACTTTAGTATAAATGAAGGAGCTACAGAGCTTCCCAAGCATATCAAGTATAGCCTGCGGCTTCCCCATGAAGTTGCAGGTGATAACAAACGGTGGAGGACAGAAAAGACATATCCAGACTTTCAGGCTGTTGGGCCAAGAACTGG tGGTTGCTGTGAGGGTTACAAGTCACGATTTGTGCCGTTGCAGTATGCAATTGATATGGCAATAATAATGGAACATTCTAATGTAACAGAAGCCATACCACTTAACTTGCAG CAATTACCATATCCACACTACACCGAGAACTTCTTCATACAAACGGTTGAGGGACTGATGCCTCTCTTATGGACCTTAGCATTCATGTACTCTGCTGTTATGATTATTAAG GAGCTTGTTCATGAAAAGCATAACCGCTTAAAGGAGTCAATGAAAATGATGGGACTGGCAAACTGGATTCACTGGTGTGCATGGTTCACTAAGAATTTGCTGTTCCTTCTCGTGTCCATCATTATAGCTACAATAATTCTTAAG GGTGCAAAGATCTTTGAGTTTTCGGATGGCTTTCTTCTCTTTGTGTTTCTGCTTTTTTATGTCATAGCAAGCATTATGTTCTGTTTTGCTATAAG tgTATTTTTTTCAAGGCCAGTTGTGGCTATGTTGTTTGGTGCAGTAGCCTGGTATTGTTCACTTGTTCCATTCCAGCAACTAGCCCAACAGCAAGTATTTGACGGACTTTCAAG GTCTGAGAAGGCTGCAGTTTGCCTTTTGCCGAACTCATGCCTTGGAATTGCAGTTCGGATTTTTGCCAAGTTTGAGAGCAATGAAGTTGGTTTAACTTGGGACAAGGTGTCCTCCTCTCCATCGCCTGATGATGACTTCAGCTTTTCCTGGGTCCTTGGAATGCTTATAATTGAAAGCCTTGTGTATGCAGTCATCACTTG GTATGTTGAAGCAGTATTTCCAGGGAGTTATGGCATCCCTAAGCCATTCTATTTTCCCTTCACAAAGAGTTATTGGTGCGGAGTTTCACAGGATAACACTATGCAAGTGAATTCTGAAGAG GAGATGGGACCTGTGGACAGAGCTGATAATCCAGATATTGAAGATGAAACTCATGACTTGCCAGTGGGTGTTTCCATCAAGAATCTCAGGAAAGTTTTCAAG GGCTCAACAGGTTCTAAAGTTGCTGTTGATGGACTCTCACTTCAAATGTATAAAGGTCAAATCACAGCATTACTTGGTCATAATGGAGCAGGGAAGACAACTACAATGTCAATTCTAACTGGTCTCTTCCCTCCAACGTCTGGTTCTGCACATGTTAATGGAAAGAGTATATTGACAGGCATGGATGCAATACGAGACAGCCTTGGACTTTGCCCACAACATAACGTTCTTTTTGATCGACTGACTGTCAAAGAACATTTGGAATTCTTCATCAACCTGAAG GGAACATTTGGCCAACAAGCTAATTCAGAAGTTCTTCAGATGATTAATGACATTCAGCTAAATGATAAGATGAACTGGGCCTCATCTAAGCTCTCTGGTGGAATGAAAAGAAAGCTGAG TTGTGCGATAGCTCTCATTGGAGGGTCGGAGATTGTGTTCTTGGATGAGCCAACTTCAGGGATGGACCCATATGCTAGAAGAGGAACCTGGGACTTACTGCTCAAACACAAAGCTGGAAAGACCATAATCTTAACCACCCACTTCAT GGATGAAGCTGATTTCCTTGGAGATCGCATTGCTATTATGGCTGATGGACAGCTTAGATGTTGTGGAAGTTCTTTGTTCCTTAAGAGCAG GTATGGAGTTGGTTACCACTTAACATTGGTAAAGAAGGAAGGTTGTAACCAGAATTCAGTGACAAGTTTGATCCTCGGCCATGTTCCCAATGCGCAGCTTCTGAGCAGTGTTGGTGCTGAGATGGAGTTTCTTCTGAGCAGTGAATATGCCAGTGGATTTGAACGGCTTTTCCAAGAAATTGAAA ACAAGATGGACGAATTTGGCATTGCTAGTTTTGGAGTGTCAATCACAACTTTGGAAGAGGTGTTCATTAAAGTTGGGGAAGGGGCAGAAAAGACTGTGGATGATTT AATCCATGACCATGAAGTTGGTGGTCGTGAAGCTCAGGAGATTGTAAATATTTCTGAAGTTGATCAAATGCAGGACGGAG gATTGCAAACGGGCTTCAGCTTAAGGTGGCAACAGTATAAAGCAATGTTTTTGAAGAGATTCCTGAACTCCAAACGTGACAAAAAAGCAATAGTTACCCAGCTTGTCCTTCCTCTTCTCATGGTTGTATTTGGTTTGGTGCTAATCACAACTGTTCCTGCTCGAGAAAATGACCCACCACGTGTTCTCAAGCTCTCAAACTTGAGTGTTGATGGGGTCCACACCAAAGCTTTCTTTGCAGACTTCAGAAACAAAAGTGAAGATGCCAAACTTCAAACCTTTGAG AAAGCAAGAACATACCTTAGCAGTGTTAAAGTTGATACGCTGAACGTGACTACCAACGTGTACAACATCCGTGATGGGAACAATGGCAAGAACATTTTGGTCAGAGACAAGAGCTATACATTCAGTTACGATAATGAATCCAGATCCTGCTGCAATCATGAATATTTTGTACTCAATGCCAAGTGTCAAGATGTC TTCATCAAAGGGGATCTCGAGCCAAAAGACTGTGAAGGTTATAACTTTGGCTACAATGACTGCCCAAAGTGCATTAACACAACTGA GCCGAACACAGAGATTGACAAGGACACAACATGCTCTGCACAAGGTTGTCCAGGCACAGACCTCAACAATATGAACACTTATTTCTCTGAGTATGTACTGGAAGACAGCAATGCCTCAAATTACTTCAACGTCTATGTTGCTGGTTTTTCGTTTCTTCCTGAGATGCACGCCAGTGCAGGCTCAGGTAATAATAAAGACGAGAAGCCAGTATCCACTGTGTGGTATAGTAATGAG GCTTTTCATACAATAGCAGAAGCATTAAGTGCGATGAGTAATATTCTACTTACTGATGCTATGGGTGACTCATCTTATGGAATTGAAATTACGAACTATCCTTTACCGAACAGTATTGAGAACAAG ACCGATAATGTGGCACAAAATTTCTCCGCTCTTTTGCTTGCTATCTTCCTCGCATTGGGAATGGCCTTCATGGCTGCCAGTTTTATCACGTTTATCGTTCAGGAAAGAGTATCCAAG GCCAAACACCTTCAGTTTGTCAGTGGTGTGGACGCTTTCAGTTACTGGTTTGCCACTTACACGTGGGACTTCATCAACTACTTAATTCCAGCTTTGGTTATCCTCATCATGTTTGCTGCATTTTCAATAGAGGCTTACCAGGATGATCTAGGCGTGGTCTTTTTAATGCTA ATTCTTTTTGGCCTGTGTGTGTTACCGTTCATTTATTGCCTCTCGTTTGTGTTTACATCACCGCTGATTGGTTATGCTATTACCGTCTTTTTGCTCTCCATCGTCAGCTTG GCTATGTTAATTACAGTATTTGTGTTGCAAATTCCATCTCTGGAAACGAAAGATGAAGCTGAAATTTGTCATTACGTCTTTATGCTGATTCCTACTTATAC GTTGGCGTACGGCCTTATAGACATGAACGCTAACTATGGTTTTCGAAAAATCTGCACTCAATCGGAAGC GTCTAGACAATCATGTGAAAATGTTTCGTACACCGAAAACGCTTTAGATTGGGATCGCCCTGGGATTGGTCAAAATGCGCTGTATTTGTTTTTGGAAGGactgattttcttcattttgatTCTCTTGATTGAG GTGAAGTTCTTTCTTGGCGGTCGCTTGAAGAAATCTAATGGAACATCACAATCACAACAACGAAGCAATGAG GACGCTGATATCCGAAGTGAACGCAGTCGTATTAACGAAATGTCACCAGAAGCCATCCAGAAACAATCGGTTGTTTTGAAAGATTTGACGAAG GTTTATGGAGGTACAAATGTTACGGCTGTTGATCATCTGTGCTTGGGAATCCCCAGAGGAGAATGCTTTGGTTTGCTGGGAATCAATG GTGCTGGCAAGACAACAACATTCAGCATGTTAACAGGTGATTTAAGCATTACGGAAGGGACAGCTTACCTAGATGGATTCAATATACAAACTAATTTAAGACAG GTTCAACAGAGGATCGGTTATTGCCCTCAA TTCGATGCCCTTATTGAGCGTTTGACTGGCCGAGAAATGTTGACAATGTATGCGCAACTGCGTGGTGTACAGCCCCGAAAAATCAGTGATTTAGTGTCTGCCACCATTCAACATTTGAGTCTGACCAAGTGGGCGGATAAGCTGTGTGGGGACTACAG tGGAGGAAACAAGAGGAAACTCAGCACTGCTATAGCACTTGTTGGAAACCCTCCGATTGTCTTTTTG GATGAGCCAACCACTGGAATGGATCCTGTTGCTCGACGTTTTCTGTGGGATTCTCTGATGACTGTTATGAAAGGAGGCCGTTCAATTGTGCTTACCTCGCACAG TATGGAAGAGTGTGAGGCCCTGTGTACGAGACTGGCGATCATGGTCAACGGACAGTTTAAATGTCTTGGTTCCACTCAACATCTGAAAAGCAG GTACGGCAAAGGTTACACTCTTATGATCAAGGTCGCCAGCTTAACACCCATGATGCCTCAACAGATAGCGAATGGCCACAACCCTGCCGCACCCCCCTATGTGCCTCCATCAGGTGCACCTGCTCCTATTGCGTACAACAATACAGCGCTTCAACAAGAACTTCCCGAGGTCAATGAGCCTGAAAGACCTTATGATG GCATTAGTAGCAAAGATGTTCAACCTGCTGTCGTTCAACCCCCTCCGTACCCTCAG
- the LOC137984888 gene encoding phospholipid-transporting ATPase ABCA3-like isoform X2, whose translation MERVKSWGVKPAAGRIFHNRNWTSADEMADEVSQHDDYIGAVHFSINEGATELPKHIKYSLRLPHEVAGDNKRWRTEKTYPDFQAVGPRTGGCCEGYKSRFVPLQYAIDMAIIMEHSNVTEAIPLNLQQLPYPHYTENFFIQTVEGLMPLLWTLAFMYSAVMIIKELVHEKHNRLKESMKMMGLANWIHWCAWFTKNLLFLLVSIIIATIILKGAKIFEFSDGFLLFVFLLFYVIASIMFCFAISVFFSRPVVAMLFGAVAWYCSLVPFQQLAQQQVFDGLSRSEKAAVCLLPNSCLGIAVRIFAKFESNEVGLTWDKVSSSPSPDDDFSFSWVLGMLIIESLVYAVITWYVEAVFPGSYGIPKPFYFPFTKSYWCGVSQDNTMQVNSEEEMGPVDRADNPDIEDETHDLPVGVSIKNLRKVFKGSTGSKVAVDGLSLQMYKGQITALLGHNGAGKTTTMSILTGLFPPTSGSAHVNGKSILTGMDAIRDSLGLCPQHNVLFDRLTVKEHLEFFINLKGTFGQQANSEVLQMINDIQLNDKMNWASSKLSGGMKRKLSCAIALIGGSEIVFLDEPTSGMDPYARRGTWDLLLKHKAGKTIILTTHFMDEADFLGDRIAIMADGQLRCCGSSLFLKSRYGVGYHLTLVKKEGCNQNSVTSLILGHVPNAQLLSSVGAEMEFLLSSEYASGFERLFQEIENKMDEFGIASFGVSITTLEEVFIKVGEGAEKTVDDLIHDHEVGGREAQEIVNISEVDQMQDGGLQTGFSLRWQQYKAMFLKRFLNSKRDKKAIVTQLVLPLLMVVFGLVLITTVPARENDPPRVLKLSNLSVDGVHTKAFFADFRNKSEDAKLQTFEKARTYLSSVKVDTLNVTTNVYNIRDGNNGKNILVRDKSYTFSYDNESRSCCNHEYFVLNAKCQDVFIKGDLEPKDCEGYNFGYNDCPKCINTTEPNTEIDKDTTCSAQGCPGTDLNNMNTYFSEYVLEDSNASNYFNVYVAGFSFLPEMHASAGSGNNKDEKPVSTVWYSNEAFHTIAEALSAMSNILLTDAMGDSSYGIEITNYPLPNSIENKTDNVAQNFSALLLAIFLALGMAFMAASFITFIVQERVSKAKHLQFVSGVDAFSYWFATYTWDFINYLIPALVILIMFAAFSIEAYQDDLGVVFLMLILFGLCVLPFIYCLSFVFTSPLIGYAITVFLLSIVSLAMLITVFVLQIPSLETKDEAEICHYVFMLIPTYTLAYGLIDMNANYGFRKICTQSEASRQSCENVSYTENALDWDRPGIGQNALYLFLEGLIFFILILLIEVKFFLGGRLKKSNGTSQSQQRSNEDADIRSERSRINEMSPEAIQKQSVVLKDLTKVYGGTNVTAVDHLCLGIPRGECFGLLGINGAGKTTTFSMLTGDLSITEGTAYLDGFNIQTNLRQVQQRIGYCPQFDALIERLTGREMLTMYAQLRGVQPRKISDLVSATIQHLSLTKWADKLCGDYSGGNKRKLSTAIALVGNPPIVFLDEPTTGMDPVARRFLWDSLMTVMKGGRSIVLTSHSMEECEALCTRLAIMVNGQFKCLGSTQHLKSRYGKGYTLMIKVASLTPMMPQQIANGHNPAAPPYVPPSGAPAPIAYNNTALQQELPEVNEPERPYDGISSKDVQPAVVQPPPYPQALPGQSVTLVYDRGLIEAVTEAQNFVVQTFPGARLLESHNGVLHFQIESEGLSWSYIFGQLERNKVRLNIVDYSVSQTTLEQVFINFAKAQHAEERTSVKKRCGCFPC comes from the exons ATGGAAAGAGTAAAGAGTTGGGGTGTAAAGCCTGCTGCTGGGAGAATCTTTCACAATAGGAATTGGACGTCAGCTGATGAAATGGCTGATGAAGTATCACAGCATGATGATTACATTGGAG CTGTTCACTTTAGTATAAATGAAGGAGCTACAGAGCTTCCCAAGCATATCAAGTATAGCCTGCGGCTTCCCCATGAAGTTGCAGGTGATAACAAACGGTGGAGGACAGAAAAGACATATCCAGACTTTCAGGCTGTTGGGCCAAGAACTGG tGGTTGCTGTGAGGGTTACAAGTCACGATTTGTGCCGTTGCAGTATGCAATTGATATGGCAATAATAATGGAACATTCTAATGTAACAGAAGCCATACCACTTAACTTGCAG CAATTACCATATCCACACTACACCGAGAACTTCTTCATACAAACGGTTGAGGGACTGATGCCTCTCTTATGGACCTTAGCATTCATGTACTCTGCTGTTATGATTATTAAG GAGCTTGTTCATGAAAAGCATAACCGCTTAAAGGAGTCAATGAAAATGATGGGACTGGCAAACTGGATTCACTGGTGTGCATGGTTCACTAAGAATTTGCTGTTCCTTCTCGTGTCCATCATTATAGCTACAATAATTCTTAAG GGTGCAAAGATCTTTGAGTTTTCGGATGGCTTTCTTCTCTTTGTGTTTCTGCTTTTTTATGTCATAGCAAGCATTATGTTCTGTTTTGCTATAAG tgTATTTTTTTCAAGGCCAGTTGTGGCTATGTTGTTTGGTGCAGTAGCCTGGTATTGTTCACTTGTTCCATTCCAGCAACTAGCCCAACAGCAAGTATTTGACGGACTTTCAAG GTCTGAGAAGGCTGCAGTTTGCCTTTTGCCGAACTCATGCCTTGGAATTGCAGTTCGGATTTTTGCCAAGTTTGAGAGCAATGAAGTTGGTTTAACTTGGGACAAGGTGTCCTCCTCTCCATCGCCTGATGATGACTTCAGCTTTTCCTGGGTCCTTGGAATGCTTATAATTGAAAGCCTTGTGTATGCAGTCATCACTTG GTATGTTGAAGCAGTATTTCCAGGGAGTTATGGCATCCCTAAGCCATTCTATTTTCCCTTCACAAAGAGTTATTGGTGCGGAGTTTCACAGGATAACACTATGCAAGTGAATTCTGAAGAG GAGATGGGACCTGTGGACAGAGCTGATAATCCAGATATTGAAGATGAAACTCATGACTTGCCAGTGGGTGTTTCCATCAAGAATCTCAGGAAAGTTTTCAAG GGCTCAACAGGTTCTAAAGTTGCTGTTGATGGACTCTCACTTCAAATGTATAAAGGTCAAATCACAGCATTACTTGGTCATAATGGAGCAGGGAAGACAACTACAATGTCAATTCTAACTGGTCTCTTCCCTCCAACGTCTGGTTCTGCACATGTTAATGGAAAGAGTATATTGACAGGCATGGATGCAATACGAGACAGCCTTGGACTTTGCCCACAACATAACGTTCTTTTTGATCGACTGACTGTCAAAGAACATTTGGAATTCTTCATCAACCTGAAG GGAACATTTGGCCAACAAGCTAATTCAGAAGTTCTTCAGATGATTAATGACATTCAGCTAAATGATAAGATGAACTGGGCCTCATCTAAGCTCTCTGGTGGAATGAAAAGAAAGCTGAG TTGTGCGATAGCTCTCATTGGAGGGTCGGAGATTGTGTTCTTGGATGAGCCAACTTCAGGGATGGACCCATATGCTAGAAGAGGAACCTGGGACTTACTGCTCAAACACAAAGCTGGAAAGACCATAATCTTAACCACCCACTTCAT GGATGAAGCTGATTTCCTTGGAGATCGCATTGCTATTATGGCTGATGGACAGCTTAGATGTTGTGGAAGTTCTTTGTTCCTTAAGAGCAG GTATGGAGTTGGTTACCACTTAACATTGGTAAAGAAGGAAGGTTGTAACCAGAATTCAGTGACAAGTTTGATCCTCGGCCATGTTCCCAATGCGCAGCTTCTGAGCAGTGTTGGTGCTGAGATGGAGTTTCTTCTGAGCAGTGAATATGCCAGTGGATTTGAACGGCTTTTCCAAGAAATTGAAA ACAAGATGGACGAATTTGGCATTGCTAGTTTTGGAGTGTCAATCACAACTTTGGAAGAGGTGTTCATTAAAGTTGGGGAAGGGGCAGAAAAGACTGTGGATGATTT AATCCATGACCATGAAGTTGGTGGTCGTGAAGCTCAGGAGATTGTAAATATTTCTGAAGTTGATCAAATGCAGGACGGAG gATTGCAAACGGGCTTCAGCTTAAGGTGGCAACAGTATAAAGCAATGTTTTTGAAGAGATTCCTGAACTCCAAACGTGACAAAAAAGCAATAGTTACCCAGCTTGTCCTTCCTCTTCTCATGGTTGTATTTGGTTTGGTGCTAATCACAACTGTTCCTGCTCGAGAAAATGACCCACCACGTGTTCTCAAGCTCTCAAACTTGAGTGTTGATGGGGTCCACACCAAAGCTTTCTTTGCAGACTTCAGAAACAAAAGTGAAGATGCCAAACTTCAAACCTTTGAG AAAGCAAGAACATACCTTAGCAGTGTTAAAGTTGATACGCTGAACGTGACTACCAACGTGTACAACATCCGTGATGGGAACAATGGCAAGAACATTTTGGTCAGAGACAAGAGCTATACATTCAGTTACGATAATGAATCCAGATCCTGCTGCAATCATGAATATTTTGTACTCAATGCCAAGTGTCAAGATGTC TTCATCAAAGGGGATCTCGAGCCAAAAGACTGTGAAGGTTATAACTTTGGCTACAATGACTGCCCAAAGTGCATTAACACAACTGA GCCGAACACAGAGATTGACAAGGACACAACATGCTCTGCACAAGGTTGTCCAGGCACAGACCTCAACAATATGAACACTTATTTCTCTGAGTATGTACTGGAAGACAGCAATGCCTCAAATTACTTCAACGTCTATGTTGCTGGTTTTTCGTTTCTTCCTGAGATGCACGCCAGTGCAGGCTCAGGTAATAATAAAGACGAGAAGCCAGTATCCACTGTGTGGTATAGTAATGAG GCTTTTCATACAATAGCAGAAGCATTAAGTGCGATGAGTAATATTCTACTTACTGATGCTATGGGTGACTCATCTTATGGAATTGAAATTACGAACTATCCTTTACCGAACAGTATTGAGAACAAG ACCGATAATGTGGCACAAAATTTCTCCGCTCTTTTGCTTGCTATCTTCCTCGCATTGGGAATGGCCTTCATGGCTGCCAGTTTTATCACGTTTATCGTTCAGGAAAGAGTATCCAAG GCCAAACACCTTCAGTTTGTCAGTGGTGTGGACGCTTTCAGTTACTGGTTTGCCACTTACACGTGGGACTTCATCAACTACTTAATTCCAGCTTTGGTTATCCTCATCATGTTTGCTGCATTTTCAATAGAGGCTTACCAGGATGATCTAGGCGTGGTCTTTTTAATGCTA ATTCTTTTTGGCCTGTGTGTGTTACCGTTCATTTATTGCCTCTCGTTTGTGTTTACATCACCGCTGATTGGTTATGCTATTACCGTCTTTTTGCTCTCCATCGTCAGCTTG GCTATGTTAATTACAGTATTTGTGTTGCAAATTCCATCTCTGGAAACGAAAGATGAAGCTGAAATTTGTCATTACGTCTTTATGCTGATTCCTACTTATAC GTTGGCGTACGGCCTTATAGACATGAACGCTAACTATGGTTTTCGAAAAATCTGCACTCAATCGGAAGC GTCTAGACAATCATGTGAAAATGTTTCGTACACCGAAAACGCTTTAGATTGGGATCGCCCTGGGATTGGTCAAAATGCGCTGTATTTGTTTTTGGAAGGactgattttcttcattttgatTCTCTTGATTGAG GTGAAGTTCTTTCTTGGCGGTCGCTTGAAGAAATCTAATGGAACATCACAATCACAACAACGAAGCAATGAG GACGCTGATATCCGAAGTGAACGCAGTCGTATTAACGAAATGTCACCAGAAGCCATCCAGAAACAATCGGTTGTTTTGAAAGATTTGACGAAG GTTTATGGAGGTACAAATGTTACGGCTGTTGATCATCTGTGCTTGGGAATCCCCAGAGGAGAATGCTTTGGTTTGCTGGGAATCAATG GTGCTGGCAAGACAACAACATTCAGCATGTTAACAGGTGATTTAAGCATTACGGAAGGGACAGCTTACCTAGATGGATTCAATATACAAACTAATTTAAGACAG GTTCAACAGAGGATCGGTTATTGCCCTCAA TTCGATGCCCTTATTGAGCGTTTGACTGGCCGAGAAATGTTGACAATGTATGCGCAACTGCGTGGTGTACAGCCCCGAAAAATCAGTGATTTAGTGTCTGCCACCATTCAACATTTGAGTCTGACCAAGTGGGCGGATAAGCTGTGTGGGGACTACAG tGGAGGAAACAAGAGGAAACTCAGCACTGCTATAGCACTTGTTGGAAACCCTCCGATTGTCTTTTTG GATGAGCCAACCACTGGAATGGATCCTGTTGCTCGACGTTTTCTGTGGGATTCTCTGATGACTGTTATGAAAGGAGGCCGTTCAATTGTGCTTACCTCGCACAG TATGGAAGAGTGTGAGGCCCTGTGTACGAGACTGGCGATCATGGTCAACGGACAGTTTAAATGTCTTGGTTCCACTCAACATCTGAAAAGCAG GTACGGCAAAGGTTACACTCTTATGATCAAGGTCGCCAGCTTAACACCCATGATGCCTCAACAGATAGCGAATGGCCACAACCCTGCCGCACCCCCCTATGTGCCTCCATCAGGTGCACCTGCTCCTATTGCGTACAACAATACAGCGCTTCAACAAGAACTTCCCGAGGTCAATGAGCCTGAAAGACCTTATGATG GCATTAGTAGCAAAGATGTTCAACCTGCTGTCGTTCAACCCCCTCCGTACCCTCAG